In one window of uncultured Acetobacteroides sp. DNA:
- a CDS encoding efflux RND transporter periplasmic adaptor subunit, whose protein sequence is MRKMEKILSRKYVRYGLFALGGLFLGWLLFHSNGGTDSKHTHIAQARKATIWTCSMHPQIRMTKPGKCPICGMDLIPLVQGGAVEDSEAIRFTKEATALANVQTTVVSRQQPVKELRLYGKLQADERLLQNQVAHIPGRIERLLVNFTGEPVRKGQALALIYSPELVTAQQELLETAKDKQQQPELYQAAKEKLHLWKLSDRQIAQIESIGRIKNNVEITANTSGIVTGKRVSNGDYVSQGMVLFDIANLSSLWVMFDAYESDLPFIKKGDKISFTIQALPGESFEGAIKFIDPVIDPTNRVSKVRVEIGNHTGKLKPEMFATGIIKANLSEYKNKIVVPSSAVLWTGKRSIVYVKQPNTEEHIFKMREIELGPKLGDSFVVEGGLSDGEQIITQGTFSVDAAAQLEGKPSMMNSDGGKSSAEHNHGSMPGMDMSSTGNQSSKQATTSAKRMATIQHATFKVFGNCESCKKRIEDAAKSVKGVVLASWNMTTKKIQVEYDATKTGIDVIHSAIAKVGHDTDRQKANDKTYNALPNCCLYRK, encoded by the coding sequence ATAAGAAAAATGGAAAAGATACTTTCACGTAAATATGTACGATATGGTCTATTCGCATTGGGTGGACTATTCTTGGGATGGCTGCTATTCCACTCTAATGGGGGAACAGATAGTAAGCACACCCATATAGCCCAAGCGCGCAAAGCGACAATTTGGACATGCTCCATGCACCCTCAAATACGTATGACGAAACCCGGGAAGTGCCCAATCTGTGGAATGGATCTTATTCCTTTGGTACAAGGAGGGGCTGTAGAAGATTCCGAGGCTATACGCTTTACCAAGGAGGCCACTGCGCTTGCCAACGTACAAACTACGGTAGTTTCGCGCCAACAACCGGTAAAAGAGCTTCGATTGTACGGGAAGCTACAGGCTGATGAGCGTCTTTTGCAAAATCAGGTTGCCCATATTCCCGGTCGTATCGAACGATTGTTGGTGAACTTTACCGGGGAACCTGTACGAAAAGGACAAGCCTTGGCTCTCATTTATTCACCCGAGTTGGTCACGGCACAACAAGAACTCCTAGAGACTGCAAAAGATAAGCAGCAACAGCCTGAATTGTACCAAGCAGCGAAAGAGAAGCTGCACCTATGGAAGCTAAGCGATAGGCAGATTGCCCAAATTGAAAGCATAGGAAGGATAAAGAATAACGTTGAAATAACAGCTAATACATCGGGCATTGTTACTGGAAAGCGCGTAAGCAACGGCGATTATGTTAGCCAAGGGATGGTCCTATTCGACATTGCAAACCTCTCTTCTTTATGGGTAATGTTTGATGCCTACGAAAGCGATCTTCCGTTTATAAAGAAAGGGGACAAAATTTCGTTTACCATTCAGGCATTACCAGGAGAAAGTTTTGAAGGTGCTATCAAGTTTATAGATCCAGTAATCGATCCAACCAATAGAGTATCTAAGGTTAGAGTCGAAATTGGGAACCATACGGGGAAACTTAAACCCGAAATGTTTGCTACAGGTATCATAAAGGCCAACCTTAGCGAATATAAGAACAAAATAGTGGTACCCTCTTCAGCAGTTTTATGGACTGGCAAACGTTCGATAGTGTATGTTAAGCAGCCTAATACTGAAGAGCATATATTCAAAATGCGCGAAATAGAATTGGGTCCTAAGCTAGGAGATAGCTTTGTTGTAGAAGGGGGATTGTCTGATGGCGAGCAAATTATCACCCAAGGAACGTTTAGCGTTGATGCTGCTGCCCAACTAGAAGGTAAGCCCAGCATGATGAATAGCGATGGCGGAAAATCTTCTGCCGAACATAACCACGGCAGCATGCCGGGAATGGATATGTCTTCCACAGGTAACCAATCCTCAAAGCAAGCAACAACTTCAGCAAAAAGAATGGCAACGATTCAGCATGCTACTTTTAAGGTTTTTGGTAACTGTGAGTCTTGTAAGAAGCGAATTGAAGATGCCGCCAAATCGGTAAAAGGGGTTGTACTTGCATCTTGGAACATGACAACAAAGAAGATTCAGGTAGAGTATGACGCCACAAAAACAGGCATTGATGTCATTCATAGTGCTATTGCAAAGGTTGGGCATGACACCGATAGGCAAAAGGCCAACGATAAAACGTACAATGCATTACCTAACTGTTGCCTTTATCGCAAATAG
- a CDS encoding TolC family protein yields the protein MKTIGNKKILFAIVMISCSITARSQQQSDLLMHYLEIAAKNNPTVMQKFSEYQAALQKVPQAGSLSDPEVSIGFFLKPMEVLSGNQVAEIRFMQMFPWFGVLKSAKDEMSLMANAKYESFRDAKLQTFYDVQRIWYELYKVKQNIHISEKNIDILRAVERLSLVKYKAPPAGGGSPSTPKSVQGGSPQSASSGSSGMQGSGGGSGSSMGAGAAPSSSPMQSSPMGGQAAGSGLSDLYRIQIEIGELENSIDLLKNQQVTIVARFNTTLNRSVRMPLMLPDTLYAEFINPQLLQVTDSLFASNPMLGMLGYEQKSLEARKKMVTRMGYPMVGFGVNYTVISKSTMSTSPMNGKDMVMPMITVTLPIYRKKYKAMQAEAALMKTATEQNYQATANALQAEYYEAVQLYQDARRRMNLYAAQGQLTKKTLDIMLRSFAASGTELTDILRVRQQLLDYEIKQVDAVVDNNTAVAWLNRLMAVTQNHQTNQ from the coding sequence ATGAAAACAATAGGAAATAAAAAGATACTGTTCGCAATCGTGATGATTAGCTGTAGCATTACAGCCAGAAGTCAGCAACAATCCGATTTGCTGATGCATTACCTTGAGATTGCCGCAAAAAACAATCCTACTGTAATGCAGAAGTTTAGCGAATACCAGGCTGCACTGCAGAAGGTACCACAAGCAGGTAGCCTTTCTGATCCTGAGGTAAGCATTGGTTTCTTCCTAAAGCCGATGGAGGTTTTAAGCGGAAACCAAGTTGCCGAAATTCGCTTTATGCAGATGTTTCCTTGGTTTGGGGTGCTTAAATCTGCTAAGGATGAGATGAGCCTGATGGCAAATGCGAAGTACGAATCGTTTCGTGATGCAAAGCTGCAGACCTTTTATGACGTACAGCGTATTTGGTATGAGCTGTATAAGGTAAAACAGAACATCCACATTTCGGAAAAGAACATTGATATTTTACGTGCTGTTGAAAGACTTTCGTTGGTAAAATATAAAGCACCTCCAGCAGGAGGCGGGAGTCCTTCCACTCCTAAAAGCGTACAGGGAGGATCACCCCAGAGCGCCTCTTCGGGCTCGTCGGGAATGCAAGGCTCGGGAGGTGGTTCGGGCAGCAGCATGGGGGCAGGTGCCGCTCCGTCATCTTCGCCAATGCAGAGTAGCCCAATGGGGGGACAGGCTGCTGGTTCAGGGTTATCCGATCTATACCGCATACAGATAGAGATTGGAGAGCTGGAAAATAGCATTGACCTCTTAAAGAATCAGCAGGTCACTATTGTTGCCCGATTTAATACCACCTTAAATAGGTCAGTAAGAATGCCGTTGATGCTACCCGACACTCTTTATGCTGAATTTATTAATCCTCAACTACTCCAGGTAACAGATAGCCTATTTGCCAGTAATCCAATGCTGGGAATGCTCGGTTACGAACAAAAGTCGTTGGAGGCCCGAAAGAAGATGGTTACACGCATGGGATACCCTATGGTTGGGTTTGGTGTCAACTATACCGTAATCAGCAAAAGCACAATGTCGACTTCTCCGATGAATGGTAAGGATATGGTTATGCCAATGATTACAGTAACCCTGCCTATATACCGTAAGAAGTATAAGGCAATGCAAGCTGAGGCAGCATTAATGAAAACGGCAACAGAGCAAAACTATCAGGCTACTGCAAATGCTCTACAAGCCGAATACTACGAAGCCGTTCAGCTATACCAAGATGCACGGCGAAGGATGAACCTTTACGCTGCGCAGGGGCAGCTAACAAAAAAAACGCTTGATATTATGCTCAGAAGTTTTGCAGCATCTGGCACCGAATTAACTGACATTCTACGGGTGCGCCAGCAATTGCTCGATTATGAGATAAAACAGGTAGATGCTGTTGTAGATAACAATACCGCAGTGGCATGGCTTAACCGATTGATGGCAGTAACACAAAATCATCAAACCAATCAATGA
- a CDS encoding efflux RND transporter permease subunit, translating to MFNRLVKYFLENRLVTFIFLIAFVVLGIVYSPFSWQTGLPRNPIPVDAIPDIGDNQQIVATEWMGRSPKDIQDQVTYPLTTALLGIPGVKTVRSTSMFGMSFIYIIFKDDVEFYWSRSRILEKLNSLPAGTLPAGVTPTLGPDATALGQIYWYTLEGRNPKTGKPNGGWSPQELRTIQDFYVKYGLSTAEGVSEVASVGGFVKEYQVDVNPEALKAYNVSVMDVMNAVRKSNLDIGAETVELNNVEYIIRGLGYVKNLEDLDNSVIAVRNSTPVRIKDVAHTSFGPATRRGGLDKSGVEAVGAVVVARYGSNPMEVISNIKDKIKEIEPGLPQKTLPDGSVSKVTVVPFYDRTGLIKETIGTLESALSHEILISIIVIIVLVLNLRASIIVAGLLPIGVLMTFILMHLFGVDANIVALSGIAIAIGVMVDIGIVDVENILRHLEMPENKGIRGKKLMSVIYQATTEVRSAVVTSIATTIISFLPVFAMEAAEGKLFHPLAFTKTFALLSAFILGIVVLPTLMHIFFNVRFNTTKIRKYWNWSLIVAGLALLTLWHTWPILALTAIGINNLLDHRWSEKRREYPSYITIAITVLVAIYYLSIEWLPLGAHNSALVNFLFVTGIVGVILTALMAMVHFYEPILRWGLGNKRKFLLLPAFTLFFGILIWLGIDRIAGFVATGFEKVGWNSFRQTSVWRGTANAFPGIGKEFMPSLNEGSFLLMPTSMPHSSIEKNLEYVETLDRRLSAIPEVEIAVGKWGRVNSALDPAPVQMFENTINYRPEYILDENGHRMRFKVDRDDNYVLKSGKTYNPNKEGFRVIPKDSLVFDSKGEYFRQWRPEIKRPVDIWNEIVKVTNIPGLTSAPKLQPIETRLVMLSTGMRAPMGLKVYGPDLETIQKAGLMFEQELKKIPDVKPSSVFYDRSVGAPYIEVKLNREAMARYGMSINDVQEVLQVAVGGMALSNSVEGRERFPMRVRYARELRNTPEDLKRILIPSMNGVQVPLSEIADINYTQGAQMIRSENTFLVGYVIFDKEEGKAEVDVVENANKILKKKIDSGEIKLPPGVSYKFAGNYEQQIRATKRLSIVIPISLIMIFMLLYFQFRTVTASFIHFSGVFVAFAGGFIMMWLYGQDWFMNFSVAGINLRDMFQMHPINLSVAVWVGFIALFGIATNDGVIMGTYIHQVFEQKHPSTVEEVREAVVTAGLKRVRPAMMTTAVAVIALLPVLTSTGKGADIMVPMAIPAFGGMVIQVMTVFVVPLFQSMWREWAVGRKNMDVVEPNND from the coding sequence ATGTTTAATAGACTCGTAAAGTATTTTCTTGAGAATAGGCTTGTAACGTTTATATTCCTGATAGCCTTTGTGGTGCTTGGGATCGTTTATAGCCCGTTTAGCTGGCAAACAGGCCTCCCCCGCAATCCAATACCTGTTGATGCCATACCTGATATTGGCGACAACCAGCAAATTGTGGCCACCGAATGGATGGGGCGTTCGCCAAAAGATATTCAAGATCAGGTTACCTATCCGCTAACAACTGCCCTACTTGGCATTCCCGGCGTAAAAACGGTGAGAAGCACCTCTATGTTTGGAATGTCGTTCATCTATATCATTTTTAAGGATGATGTTGAGTTCTACTGGAGCCGTTCTCGTATCCTTGAAAAGTTAAATTCGTTGCCAGCAGGTACATTGCCCGCAGGAGTAACACCAACATTAGGGCCAGATGCAACTGCGCTGGGGCAGATTTACTGGTACACACTTGAAGGACGAAATCCAAAGACGGGCAAGCCCAATGGCGGCTGGAGTCCACAAGAATTGAGAACCATACAGGATTTTTACGTAAAGTACGGACTTTCAACCGCCGAAGGTGTTTCGGAGGTTGCATCGGTAGGCGGATTTGTAAAGGAATATCAGGTGGATGTAAATCCAGAAGCGCTTAAGGCCTACAATGTTTCGGTAATGGACGTAATGAATGCCGTTCGCAAAAGCAACCTTGATATTGGAGCCGAAACCGTTGAACTCAACAACGTGGAGTACATCATAAGAGGCTTGGGGTACGTAAAGAACCTAGAAGACTTGGACAACTCCGTGATTGCGGTTCGAAATAGTACGCCTGTGCGCATAAAAGATGTAGCGCATACCTCTTTTGGACCAGCAACAAGGCGCGGAGGGTTGGATAAGTCCGGAGTCGAAGCAGTTGGGGCGGTGGTGGTTGCTCGTTACGGTTCGAACCCCATGGAGGTGATTAGCAATATCAAAGATAAGATTAAGGAGATTGAACCCGGGTTGCCGCAAAAAACGCTGCCCGATGGTAGCGTATCGAAGGTAACGGTCGTTCCCTTTTACGATCGTACCGGATTAATTAAGGAAACTATTGGCACACTTGAATCGGCGCTATCGCATGAAATCCTTATCAGCATCATCGTAATCATTGTGCTCGTGCTCAACCTTAGAGCATCCATAATTGTTGCCGGATTGTTGCCTATCGGGGTACTGATGACCTTCATCCTGATGCACCTATTTGGGGTTGATGCTAATATTGTAGCGTTATCGGGTATAGCAATTGCCATTGGTGTAATGGTAGATATTGGAATTGTAGATGTCGAGAACATACTGAGACACCTCGAGATGCCCGAAAACAAAGGGATTAGAGGCAAGAAGCTGATGTCGGTAATCTATCAAGCAACAACCGAGGTACGATCGGCTGTAGTAACCTCTATTGCTACTACCATAATAAGCTTTCTTCCTGTATTTGCCATGGAGGCTGCAGAAGGTAAGCTATTCCATCCGCTAGCATTTACCAAAACATTTGCCCTGCTATCGGCATTTATCCTTGGGATAGTGGTGCTGCCTACCCTAATGCATATCTTCTTTAATGTTCGATTCAACACCACGAAGATCCGCAAGTACTGGAACTGGAGCTTAATTGTTGCAGGACTAGCACTGCTTACCCTATGGCATACCTGGCCTATTTTGGCTTTAACAGCGATTGGAATAAACAACCTGCTCGACCATCGTTGGTCGGAGAAACGCAGAGAATACCCCAGCTATATAACCATAGCGATTACCGTGCTTGTTGCTATATACTACCTTTCTATCGAGTGGTTGCCTTTGGGTGCACACAATAGCGCTTTGGTAAACTTTCTATTTGTAACAGGAATAGTTGGCGTTATCCTTACAGCACTTATGGCTATGGTACACTTCTACGAGCCTATTCTGCGCTGGGGCTTAGGTAACAAGCGAAAGTTTCTTTTGCTACCAGCGTTTACGCTGTTCTTTGGAATCCTCATTTGGCTTGGTATTGATCGAATAGCGGGTTTTGTAGCAACAGGTTTTGAAAAGGTAGGCTGGAATAGCTTTAGGCAAACATCTGTTTGGAGAGGTACGGCAAATGCGTTTCCAGGTATAGGGAAAGAGTTTATGCCATCGCTCAACGAAGGTTCTTTCCTACTTATGCCAACCAGCATGCCACATTCGAGCATCGAAAAGAACCTAGAATATGTTGAAACGCTGGATAGGAGGCTTTCTGCAATTCCAGAAGTAGAAATTGCTGTCGGTAAATGGGGACGTGTAAATTCTGCACTTGATCCTGCACCTGTTCAAATGTTCGAGAATACGATCAACTATCGACCCGAATACATTCTAGACGAAAACGGGCATCGTATGCGCTTTAAGGTTGATAGAGATGATAACTACGTCTTAAAGAGTGGGAAGACATACAATCCTAACAAAGAGGGATTTCGGGTCATTCCAAAGGATAGCCTAGTCTTTGACAGTAAGGGAGAATACTTTAGGCAGTGGAGACCCGAAATAAAACGTCCGGTGGATATCTGGAACGAAATCGTTAAGGTTACCAATATTCCCGGCTTAACCTCTGCTCCTAAGCTTCAGCCAATTGAGACTCGTCTGGTAATGCTCTCGACCGGTATGCGAGCCCCCATGGGCTTAAAGGTGTATGGCCCCGATTTGGAAACCATACAAAAGGCGGGGCTGATGTTTGAGCAGGAGCTAAAGAAAATTCCCGATGTAAAGCCATCCTCGGTATTTTACGACCGCTCGGTGGGTGCTCCATACATCGAGGTAAAGCTAAACCGTGAAGCAATGGCACGATACGGAATGAGCATTAACGATGTGCAGGAAGTACTACAGGTTGCCGTAGGCGGAATGGCGTTGAGCAATTCGGTTGAAGGGCGAGAGCGATTTCCAATGCGTGTACGTTACGCACGAGAACTTCGCAATACCCCTGAAGATTTGAAGCGTATCCTAATACCCTCAATGAATGGGGTGCAGGTTCCACTAAGCGAAATTGCAGATATAAACTACACGCAAGGAGCGCAGATGATACGCAGCGAAAATACTTTCTTAGTTGGTTATGTCATATTCGACAAGGAAGAAGGGAAAGCCGAAGTAGATGTTGTTGAAAATGCGAACAAAATTTTAAAGAAGAAGATTGATTCGGGGGAAATTAAGCTACCACCAGGTGTTTCGTACAAGTTTGCAGGAAACTACGAGCAGCAGATTCGGGCAACAAAGAGGCTTTCAATAGTTATTCCGATCAGCCTTATAATGATATTTATGCTGCTTTACTTCCAGTTTAGAACAGTTACGGCATCGTTTATCCATTTCTCTGGAGTATTTGTGGCTTTTGCAGGGGGCTTTATTATGATGTGGCTATACGGGCAAGATTGGTTTATGAACTTCTCCGTAGCCGGAATAAACCTGAGAGACATGTTTCAAATGCACCCCATAAACTTGAGCGTCGCGGTGTGGGTTGGCTTTATTGCCCTATTTGGAATTGCAACCAACGATGGGGTGATAATGGGTACGTACATCCATCAGGTATTTGAGCAGAAGCATCCGTCTACCGTCGAAGAGGTACGCGAGGCGGTGGTTACAGCAGGCCTTAAACGTGTTCGACCAGCAATGATGACAACTGCAGTCGCTGTTATTGCACTACTACCAGTGCTCACCTCTACAGGAAAGGGTGCAGACATCATGGTTCCTATGGCCATTCCAGCCTTTGGAGGCATGGTAATACAGGTAATGACCGTATTTGTGGTGCCCTTATTTCAATCGATGTGGCGAGAGTGGGCTGTAGGCCGAAAGAACATGGATGTTGTTGAACCAAATAACGATTAG
- a CDS encoding cation transporter, producing MKTVKIVLAAIIVAALSITSYAQKHDHSKMVATKTATIKVWGSCELCKARIEKAAKIEGVSKADWNVDTKKLTLVYNPSKVTSDEVQKRIAAVGHDTEKYKANDKAYRSLPSCCRYVRKK from the coding sequence ATGAAAACAGTAAAAATCGTATTAGCAGCTATTATTGTTGCTGCTTTGAGTATTACCTCATACGCTCAAAAGCACGACCATTCCAAAATGGTTGCTACAAAAACTGCAACCATAAAAGTTTGGGGTAGCTGCGAGCTATGCAAAGCGCGCATAGAAAAAGCCGCAAAAATTGAAGGAGTAAGTAAGGCTGATTGGAATGTTGATACCAAGAAGCTAACCTTAGTCTACAACCCGTCGAAGGTAACTAGCGATGAAGTTCAAAAGAGAATCGCTGCTGTAGGCCATGATACTGAGAAGTATAAGGCTAACGACAAAGCATATCGTAGCTTACCCAGCTGCTGCCGCTACGTTAGGAAGAAGTAG
- a CDS encoding 4Fe-4S binding protein → MKLANLKAKLPQLVVLLSIVALIGIRTAENGSDLRSKIASAPNTEVLACLKAILPEAASIESDGVEQWIVKDRNNGAIGKAVIAQQTTSKIIGYSGPVPLAILLDRNDKVTGVALLRNDETPEFVATVKEKGFLTQWNGLSASDAVAKSWDAVSGATYSSTAIGETVKQRLAEYSKASAVAQKASMKKIISYGSILLVLLYALAFYCFPKKLSRYRITLIVLSVGVLGVAYGSFLSIKLIGGWFIQGISLKNQIIFLTLAALAILLPFFFGKNFYCTYVCPFGASQELLGKLNPKKLELPKSVTGILARTRTKVMLIVLGIAIFGSTIDVTGAEPFTLFFFASASKGVVVMAVAFLLLSIAIPRAWCRFFCPTGALIDFFRKEAKDIFPKKVTFQTHLIALAVAAAAVLLFLASVIFA, encoded by the coding sequence ATGAAACTTGCGAACCTAAAGGCTAAGCTACCCCAGCTGGTTGTTCTCCTCTCCATTGTTGCCCTTATCGGAATCCGTACGGCCGAGAATGGTAGCGACTTGAGATCGAAAATAGCATCAGCCCCCAACACCGAGGTGCTAGCCTGCCTTAAGGCAATCCTCCCCGAAGCCGCCTCCATCGAAAGCGATGGTGTAGAGCAGTGGATCGTAAAAGATCGGAACAATGGCGCCATCGGGAAAGCGGTGATCGCGCAGCAAACCACCAGCAAGATTATCGGCTACAGCGGCCCCGTGCCCCTGGCAATTCTGCTCGACAGAAACGACAAGGTGACGGGGGTTGCCCTGCTACGCAACGACGAGACCCCCGAATTTGTGGCAACCGTAAAGGAGAAGGGATTCCTGACACAGTGGAACGGACTTTCGGCCAGCGATGCCGTTGCCAAGAGCTGGGATGCGGTATCGGGGGCCACCTACTCCTCCACCGCCATTGGCGAAACGGTGAAGCAGCGCCTAGCCGAGTACAGCAAGGCCTCGGCCGTTGCCCAAAAAGCCAGCATGAAGAAGATTATCAGCTACGGCTCCATTCTGCTGGTGCTCCTGTACGCCTTAGCCTTCTACTGCTTCCCCAAGAAGCTGAGCAGGTACCGCATCACGCTGATCGTTCTATCGGTTGGGGTATTGGGCGTGGCCTACGGCTCGTTCCTCTCCATCAAGCTGATTGGGGGATGGTTCATCCAGGGGATATCGCTGAAGAACCAGATCATCTTCCTCACCCTGGCAGCACTTGCCATTCTGCTTCCATTCTTCTTTGGAAAGAACTTCTACTGCACCTATGTGTGCCCCTTTGGCGCATCGCAGGAGCTGCTGGGAAAGCTTAACCCCAAGAAGCTGGAGCTGCCCAAAAGCGTAACCGGCATTCTCGCCCGTACCCGAACCAAGGTAATGCTCATTGTGCTGGGCATCGCCATATTTGGATCCACCATCGACGTTACCGGAGCCGAGCCCTTTACGCTCTTCTTCTTCGCCTCGGCATCAAAAGGGGTGGTAGTAATGGCAGTAGCCTTCCTGCTGCTCTCCATTGCCATTCCGCGCGCCTGGTGCCGCTTCTTCTGCCCTACCGGCGCGCTTATCGACTTCTTCCGCAAGGAGGCGAAGGATATCTTCCCCAAAAAGGTGACCTTCCAAACCCACCTGATTGCTCTTGCGGTTGCGGCGGCAGCGGTGCTCCTCTTTCTGGCCTCCGTAATTTTTGCGTAG
- a CDS encoding S46 family peptidase, whose translation MRHFSIGLSVLLLLLLSIPSKADEGFWVPSLLSKYRMEDIKKAGFKLTKEDIYSINKKCIKDAVVGLSSEGMGLKNFCTASFVSGKGLLTTNYHCVMRYIEQYSNPEHDLLANGYWADTTTRELRCFELKVNQLVEIRDITKEITAGLEKLSAADYDRQLDIRGKEIVAKATKGTKLEGGITAFMGGNQYLLALYKVFEDVRLVGVPPISLGKFGGDSDNWQWPRHTGDFAFLRVYANSDNNPAKWRTTNQPYKPNHFLPISTKGLKENDFAMVVGFPSSSRRYIPSFALEQIVKDDNQHRIAICEAKMKIMSEAMETDANVKFRYTTRMSSMMNKLLKWKGELYGITVNGIDKNRLAEEEEFTKWVNASPERIAKYGGVLDSLRVKYRILSMYNRADLYFNEAGINGAEAVPFAGKFEKLVSIVKSGRKSSAKAAEGEARHLKTLLPQIYSNWNTDIDQKVFGKLLGMYYKNLPSYFHPEYMVEVGKKYNGDFEKFAEDAFKSTILTDSSKVSSFLDSVGTKGIDMLTNDPIYKMAIGLYMTNVNKIIRQRAKAQDENGFFYTRYLAGIIEMRGLDNLYSDANSTMRISYGKVKGVSPNNGVIYSCSTTADGMYEKRMKNSDNADYKMPVRLKELIEKKDFGKYFKGDKLPICFLSSSHTSSGNSGSPVIDAKGKLIGINFDRIWQGAYSDYQYTEENCRNICVDSRFILFFLEKFAKSDYILNELVVQ comes from the coding sequence ATGAGACATTTTAGCATTGGACTATCTGTCCTACTGCTTCTGCTTTTAAGCATTCCCTCCAAGGCTGATGAGGGATTTTGGGTTCCTTCGTTGCTAAGCAAGTACCGAATGGAGGATATAAAAAAGGCTGGATTTAAGCTGACAAAGGAGGATATATACAGCATCAACAAAAAGTGCATTAAGGATGCCGTTGTTGGACTTTCCTCTGAAGGAATGGGACTAAAGAATTTCTGTACGGCATCGTTTGTATCGGGGAAGGGGCTTTTAACGACCAACTACCACTGCGTGATGCGCTATATTGAGCAATACTCTAACCCCGAGCACGACCTGCTTGCCAACGGATATTGGGCAGACACCACCACCCGCGAGCTGCGCTGCTTCGAGCTGAAGGTTAACCAGCTCGTAGAAATCCGCGATATCACCAAAGAGATAACCGCCGGACTCGAAAAACTCTCCGCAGCCGATTATGATCGCCAACTTGATATCCGTGGTAAAGAAATCGTGGCAAAGGCAACGAAAGGAACCAAGCTAGAAGGAGGGATTACCGCCTTCATGGGAGGGAATCAGTACCTACTTGCCCTATACAAAGTATTCGAAGATGTACGTTTGGTAGGCGTTCCACCTATTTCGCTTGGCAAATTCGGTGGCGATTCCGACAACTGGCAATGGCCCAGACATACCGGCGACTTTGCCTTTCTACGCGTATACGCCAACAGCGACAACAACCCCGCAAAATGGCGTACAACCAACCAACCCTATAAGCCAAATCACTTTCTTCCTATTAGCACTAAAGGTCTCAAAGAAAATGATTTTGCAATGGTAGTAGGCTTTCCCTCGTCATCACGCCGATACATTCCCTCGTTTGCGCTCGAGCAAATTGTTAAGGACGATAACCAGCACCGAATTGCCATTTGCGAAGCTAAGATGAAGATCATGAGCGAGGCAATGGAAACCGACGCCAACGTAAAGTTTCGCTACACCACCCGCATGAGCTCCATGATGAATAAGCTGCTTAAGTGGAAGGGAGAACTCTACGGGATAACCGTTAATGGCATCGACAAGAATCGCCTAGCCGAAGAAGAGGAGTTCACCAAGTGGGTTAACGCTTCGCCCGAGCGAATTGCAAAATATGGCGGGGTGCTCGACAGCTTAAGGGTTAAGTATAGGATTCTCTCGATGTATAACCGAGCCGATCTTTACTTCAACGAGGCGGGAATTAACGGTGCCGAGGCGGTACCCTTTGCCGGAAAGTTCGAGAAGCTGGTAAGCATTGTAAAAAGCGGCCGTAAATCATCGGCAAAGGCAGCCGAAGGCGAAGCCCGCCATCTTAAAACCCTGCTACCCCAGATATACAGCAACTGGAATACGGACATCGACCAAAAGGTGTTTGGCAAACTGCTGGGCATGTACTACAAGAACCTGCCCAGCTACTTCCACCCCGAATATATGGTAGAGGTAGGCAAAAAGTACAACGGCGACTTCGAAAAGTTTGCCGAAGATGCCTTCAAGTCGACCATACTTACCGATTCGAGCAAGGTATCGTCGTTCCTAGACAGCGTTGGTACCAAGGGGATCGACATGCTAACAAACGATCCGATCTATAAAATGGCGATTGGCCTATACATGACCAACGTAAATAAGATTATCCGCCAGCGAGCAAAGGCACAGGACGAGAACGGCTTTTTCTATACTCGTTATCTTGCCGGCATTATTGAGATGCGCGGTTTGGATAACCTGTACTCCGATGCGAATAGCACCATGCGCATATCGTACGGGAAAGTTAAGGGTGTAAGCCCTAACAATGGAGTTATCTACAGCTGCAGCACAACTGCCGATGGCATGTACGAAAAGCGAATGAAAAATTCAGATAATGCAGACTACAAAATGCCCGTAAGGCTAAAGGAACTCATCGAGAAGAAAGATTTCGGTAAATACTTCAAGGGAGATAAACTGCCCATTTGCTTCCTTTCTTCCTCGCACACCTCTAGCGGAAACTCCGGCAGCCCGGTTATTGATGCCAAGGGTAAGCTCATCGGCATTAACTTCGATAGGATTTGGCAGGGGGCGTACTCCGACTACCAATATACGGAGGAGAACTGCCGCAACATCTGCGTGGATAGCCGATTCATCCTATTCTTCCTCGAGAAGTTTGCAAAATCAGACTATATCCTAAACGAACTAGTAGTTCAATAA